In Hyperolius riggenbachi isolate aHypRig1 chromosome 10, aHypRig1.pri, whole genome shotgun sequence, a genomic segment contains:
- the LOC137536361 gene encoding heparan sulfate glucosamine 3-O-sulfotransferase 1-like — MAVNLVSVLLLLTQCQAVPLDFPPLSNTSLSPFFEEPDNTTGLYTTQPPGTIRRTPQTIIVGVRKGGTRALLEMLDIHPNIVVAATEVHFFDWDENYIKGIDWYRNLMPFSYENQITIEKTPGYFTSPMAPERIHSMNSSIKLLLILRDPTERVISDYTQVYYNRLENHKAVQPFEGIVIKNGALNTKYKAIQRSLYDTHMERWLKYFNLNQIHIVDGNTLIKKPLTELQKVERFLNLPPKIVPSNFYFNQTKGFYCIRSDGRERCLHESKGRPHPVVNETVLEQLCSYFREHNQRFYKMVNQTFDWH; from the coding sequence ATGGCCGTAAATTTGGTTTCCGTGCTGCTCCTACTGACCCAGTGTCAGGCAGTCCCCCTAGACTTCCCACCTCTTTCAAATACTTCTCTGTCGCCGTTTTTTGAAGAACCTGACAATACCACTGGACTTTACACCACCCAGCCTCCGGGTACCATACGCCGGACTCCTCAGACCATCATTGTCGGTGTTCGGAAAGGCGGGACTCGAGCTTTGTTGGAGATGCTGGACATTCACCCAAATATTGTAGTAGCTGCTACCGAAGTTCATTTCTTTGATTGGGATGAAAATTATATCAAAGGAATTGACTGGTACAGGAACCTTATGCCTTTCTCCTATGAAAATCAAATTACTATTGAGAAAACACCAGGCTACTTTACATCTCCAATGGCTCCCGAAAGGATCCACAGCATGAACAGCTCCATTAAATTGCTCCTAATTCTGAGGGACCCTACAGAAAGGGTAATATCCGATTATACCCAAGTTTATTACAACAGACTGGAAAATCACAAGGCGGTGCAGCCTTTTGAGGGCATTGTCATTAAAAACGGTGCCCTCAATACCAAATATAAGGCAATCCAAAGAAGCCTCTATGATACACACATGGAGAGATGGCTGAAGTACTTTAATTTAAATCAGATTCATATAGTGGATGGGAATACTTTAATTAAAAAGCCTCTTACAGAACTGCAAAAGGTGGAGAGGTTCCTCAACCTCCCACCCAAAATAGTCCCATCAAACTTCTACTTTAACCAAACCAAGGGGTTCTACTGCATCCGAAGTGATGGTCGAGAGAGATGTCTACATGAGTCCAAAGGGCGCCCCCATCCTGTTGTAAACGAAACCGTTTTAGAGCAACTTTGCTCTTATTTCAGAGAACATAATCAAAGGTTCTACAAAATGGTTAACCAAACTTTTGACTGGCACTAG